A single genomic interval of Macadamia integrifolia cultivar HAES 741 chromosome 6, SCU_Mint_v3, whole genome shotgun sequence harbors:
- the LOC122082460 gene encoding uncharacterized protein LOC122082460, with amino-acid sequence MAAIPASKLISSNISPLLPSTNPADALQFTTFCSFRFSKFTGYPQTLAPSRRKLRVFSKSFETELSPAEEEWLKKLPEKKKPLYSHSLPCIEAWLKKLGFYQSKEDRTVWLIEKLDWHAQLSLHVTDLYIRYLKSGPGNLEKDVERRFSYALSREDIENAILGGP; translated from the exons atggcCGCCATTCCTGCGTCTAAATTGATCAGCTCCAACATCTCACCATTGCTGCCCTCTACAAATCCTGCGGATGCTCTCCAGTTCACTACTTTTTGCTCCTTCCGTTTCTCGAAATTCACAGGGTATCCTCAAACTCTAGCTCCTTCCAGAAGGAAACTCCGGGTTTTCTCAAAATCTTTTGAGACAGAGCTGTCACCCGCAGAAGAAGAATGGCTTAAAAAGCTTCCCGAGAAAAAGAAACCCTTGTATTCTCACAGTCTTCCTTGCATAGAGGCTTGGCTGAAGAAATTAGGATTCTATCAGAGTAAAGAAGATCGAACCGTTTGGTTAATAGAAAAGCTTGATTGGCATGCTCAGTTATCTCTTCATGTCACCGATCTTTATATAAG GTACCTGAAGAGTGGACCTGGAAATCTAGAGAAGGATGTGGAGAGGAGATTCAGTTATGCTCTGAGTAGGGAAGACATCGAGAATGCAATACTTGGAGGACCTTAA
- the LOC122081851 gene encoding ubiquitin C-terminal hydrolase 13-like isoform X1: MSVEPFVVLDDPCKIRLAPHDCFSKQPYFQPISYLAEERLSDMLVRLGQTSDILYYEVLDNPVPEYESLCTLIVAFHSAVKDEVVIHEIRLAKDNRIENVFDYPRAKVELSHFDAKLRLISVSPYRILADHHPHQKLESWNSYLASLRVEEIPEEENDLTPQDRLIPVVHFTRDTSGMHMDFGVPFFIIIYEGETLAEIKVRVQNKLQVPDKKFVKWKFIYTPVGHKSHKKSREDLKDSDILSRYFEEKKTYGEFLEYLGLEHCDDTRRRAYVVDQSCLTFGRREKRLKW, encoded by the exons ATGTCGGTGGAGCCATTCGTTGTTTTGGATGATCCCTGCAAAATTAGGCTGGCACCCCACGATTGTTTCTCTAAACAACCATATTTCCAGCCAATTTCTTACCTGGCGGAGGAGCGTTTATCAGACATGCTGGTACGCTTGGGTCAG ACTTCAGACATTTTGTATTATGAAGTTTTGGATAACCCTGTGCCCGAATATGAAAGTTTATGCACTCTGATAGTTGCTTTTCATTCGGCCGTAAAGGATGAG GTGGTCATCCATGAAATAAGACTTGCAAAAGATAACAGAATAGAAAATGTATTTGATTACCCAAGGGCCAAG GTTGAGCTGTCCCATTTCGATGCTAAACTCAGATTGATTAGTGTTTCCCCTTACAGGATCCTTGCG GACCATCATCCACATCAAAAGTTGGAGTCCTGGAATTCTTATTTAGCATCATTGCGAGTGGAGGAG ATTCCTGAAGAAGAGAATGACCTTACTCCGCAGGATCGCTTGATTCCTGTTGTCCACTTCACTAGAGATACCTCTGGAATGCATATg GACTTTGGAGTGCCCTTTTTCATAATCATCTATGAAGGCGAGACTTTGGCTGAAATTAAAGTGCGTGTACAGAACAAATTGCAGGTTCCGGACAAGAAGTTTGTTAAG TGGAAGTTTATATATACTCCTGTTGGTCACAAGTCTCATAAAAAGTCTCGtgaagatctaaaggattctgATATTTTATCCAGATATTTTGAG GAAAAGAAAACCTATGGAGAATTCTTGGAATATCTTGGACTGGAGCACTGCGATGACACTCGTAGAAGGGCTTATGTGGTCGATCAG AGCTGTCTTACATTTGGAAGGCGGGAAAAAAGACTGAAATGGTAG
- the LOC122081851 gene encoding ubiquitin C-terminal hydrolase 13-like isoform X3 has product MSVEPFVVLDDPCKIRLAPHDCFSKQPYFQPISYLAEERLSDMLVRLGQTSDILYYEVLDNPVPEYESLCTLIVAFHSAVKDEVVIHEIRLAKDNRIENVFDYPRAKVELSHFDAKLRLISVSPYRILADHHPHQKLESWNSYLASLRVEEIPEEENDLTPQDRLIPVVHFTRDTSGMHMDFGVPFFIIIYEGETLAEIKVRVQNKLQVPDKKFVKWKFIYTPVGHKSHKKSREDLKDSDILSRYFEVGKENLWRILGISWTGALR; this is encoded by the exons ATGTCGGTGGAGCCATTCGTTGTTTTGGATGATCCCTGCAAAATTAGGCTGGCACCCCACGATTGTTTCTCTAAACAACCATATTTCCAGCCAATTTCTTACCTGGCGGAGGAGCGTTTATCAGACATGCTGGTACGCTTGGGTCAG ACTTCAGACATTTTGTATTATGAAGTTTTGGATAACCCTGTGCCCGAATATGAAAGTTTATGCACTCTGATAGTTGCTTTTCATTCGGCCGTAAAGGATGAG GTGGTCATCCATGAAATAAGACTTGCAAAAGATAACAGAATAGAAAATGTATTTGATTACCCAAGGGCCAAG GTTGAGCTGTCCCATTTCGATGCTAAACTCAGATTGATTAGTGTTTCCCCTTACAGGATCCTTGCG GACCATCATCCACATCAAAAGTTGGAGTCCTGGAATTCTTATTTAGCATCATTGCGAGTGGAGGAG ATTCCTGAAGAAGAGAATGACCTTACTCCGCAGGATCGCTTGATTCCTGTTGTCCACTTCACTAGAGATACCTCTGGAATGCATATg GACTTTGGAGTGCCCTTTTTCATAATCATCTATGAAGGCGAGACTTTGGCTGAAATTAAAGTGCGTGTACAGAACAAATTGCAGGTTCCGGACAAGAAGTTTGTTAAG TGGAAGTTTATATATACTCCTGTTGGTCACAAGTCTCATAAAAAGTCTCGtgaagatctaaaggattctgATATTTTATCCAGATATTTTGAGGTAG GAAAAGAAAACCTATGGAGAATTCTTGGAATATCTTGGACTGGAGCACTGCGATGA
- the LOC122082263 gene encoding uncharacterized protein LOC122082263, with protein MGYRSLSFIGIIVSLFLSSFAQNLQDDSARISLDVLLQQYAYKALVRPHTAILYKASLPAKFSGMKTSVIRFRSGSLWARGANVSAFRLPPRIISQPFVKRLAIVYQNLGNWSSNYYSVPGYSLVTPVIGFRVYDASNLSSKTISSLNLNVTRDPISVHFPQFQLPPGSNSTTVRCVTFNLDGTVSLSKMTIPNVCFTHNQGHFSIVVEQPKMNVSKARRLWKLWKWWVIGLCGFVGLVLGFVVAMLVVRLKKAKKFLKMERKADQGESFKTIWIGPNKMPSAAVTRTHPVLENGYVP; from the coding sequence ATGGGTTACAGAAGCTTGTCTTTCATCGGCATCAttgtctctcttttcctctcatCCTTTGCCCAAAACCTACAGGACGACTCTGCTCGCATTTCTTTAGATGTTCTTCTTCAACAGTACGCTTACAAAGCTCTTGTCCGACCTCATACCGCCATTCTATACAAAGCATCTCTCCCTGCAAAATTTTCAGGCATGAAAACCTCTGTTATCCGGTTCAGAAGTGGTAGCTTATGGGCCAGAGGAGCCAATGTTAGCGCTTTCCGGTTGCCACCCAGAATCATTTCTCAACCTTTCGTGAAGAGATTAGCCATCGTCTATCAAAATCTGGGCAATTGGTCTTCCAATTACTACAGTGTACCAGGCTATTCATTGGTTACTCCTGTGATTGGTTTCAGGGTTTACGACGCCTCCAATTTGAGCTCCAAAACCATTTCCTCTCTCAATCTCAACGTGAcaagggatcccatttctgttCATTTTCCCCAGTTCCAGTTGCCTCCAGGTTCTAATTCGACGACTGTTAGATGTGTTACATTCAACCTCGATGGTACAGTTTCTCTTTCTAAAATGACCATTCCCAATGTATGTTTCACACACAATCAAGGCCATTTCTCCATTGTCGTCGAACAACCCAAGATGAATGTGAGCAAAGCGAGGCGGCTATGGAAGCTGTGGAAGTGGTGGGTGATAGGACTTTGTGGGTTTGTGggattggttttgggttttgttgttGCCATGCTTGTTGTTAGGCTCAAGAAggcaaagaaatttctgaaaatgGAGAGAAAAGCTGATCAAGGTGAGTCTTTCAAGACAATCTGGATTGGACCAAATAAAATGCCTTCTGCAGCAGTGACTAGAACTCACCCAGTCCTTGAGAATGGATATGTCCCATGA
- the LOC122081851 gene encoding ubiquitin C-terminal hydrolase 13-like isoform X4 → MSVEPFVVLDDPCKIRLAPHDCFSKQPYFQPISYLAEERLSDMLVRLGQTSDILYYEVLDNPVPEYESLCTLIVAFHSAVKDEVVIHEIRLAKDNRIENVFDYPRAKVELSHFDAKLRLISVSPYRILADHHPHQKLESWNSYLASLRVEEIPEEENDLTPQDRLIPVVHFTRDTSGMHMDFGVPFFIIIYEGETLAEIKVRVQNKLQVPDKKFVKEKKTYGEFLEYLGLEHCDDTRRRAYVVDQSCLTFGRREKRLKW, encoded by the exons ATGTCGGTGGAGCCATTCGTTGTTTTGGATGATCCCTGCAAAATTAGGCTGGCACCCCACGATTGTTTCTCTAAACAACCATATTTCCAGCCAATTTCTTACCTGGCGGAGGAGCGTTTATCAGACATGCTGGTACGCTTGGGTCAG ACTTCAGACATTTTGTATTATGAAGTTTTGGATAACCCTGTGCCCGAATATGAAAGTTTATGCACTCTGATAGTTGCTTTTCATTCGGCCGTAAAGGATGAG GTGGTCATCCATGAAATAAGACTTGCAAAAGATAACAGAATAGAAAATGTATTTGATTACCCAAGGGCCAAG GTTGAGCTGTCCCATTTCGATGCTAAACTCAGATTGATTAGTGTTTCCCCTTACAGGATCCTTGCG GACCATCATCCACATCAAAAGTTGGAGTCCTGGAATTCTTATTTAGCATCATTGCGAGTGGAGGAG ATTCCTGAAGAAGAGAATGACCTTACTCCGCAGGATCGCTTGATTCCTGTTGTCCACTTCACTAGAGATACCTCTGGAATGCATATg GACTTTGGAGTGCCCTTTTTCATAATCATCTATGAAGGCGAGACTTTGGCTGAAATTAAAGTGCGTGTACAGAACAAATTGCAGGTTCCGGACAAGAAGTTTGTTAAG GAAAAGAAAACCTATGGAGAATTCTTGGAATATCTTGGACTGGAGCACTGCGATGACACTCGTAGAAGGGCTTATGTGGTCGATCAG AGCTGTCTTACATTTGGAAGGCGGGAAAAAAGACTGAAATGGTAG
- the LOC122081851 gene encoding ubiquitin C-terminal hydrolase 13-like isoform X2 encodes MSVEPFVVLDDPCKIRLAPHDCFSKQPYFQPISYLAEERLSDMLVRLGQTSDILYYEVLDNPVPEYESLCTLIVAFHSAVKDEVVIHEIRLAKDNRIENVFDYPRAKDHHPHQKLESWNSYLASLRVEEIPEEENDLTPQDRLIPVVHFTRDTSGMHMDFGVPFFIIIYEGETLAEIKVRVQNKLQVPDKKFVKWKFIYTPVGHKSHKKSREDLKDSDILSRYFEEKKTYGEFLEYLGLEHCDDTRRRAYVVDQSCLTFGRREKRLKW; translated from the exons ATGTCGGTGGAGCCATTCGTTGTTTTGGATGATCCCTGCAAAATTAGGCTGGCACCCCACGATTGTTTCTCTAAACAACCATATTTCCAGCCAATTTCTTACCTGGCGGAGGAGCGTTTATCAGACATGCTGGTACGCTTGGGTCAG ACTTCAGACATTTTGTATTATGAAGTTTTGGATAACCCTGTGCCCGAATATGAAAGTTTATGCACTCTGATAGTTGCTTTTCATTCGGCCGTAAAGGATGAG GTGGTCATCCATGAAATAAGACTTGCAAAAGATAACAGAATAGAAAATGTATTTGATTACCCAAGGGCCAAG GACCATCATCCACATCAAAAGTTGGAGTCCTGGAATTCTTATTTAGCATCATTGCGAGTGGAGGAG ATTCCTGAAGAAGAGAATGACCTTACTCCGCAGGATCGCTTGATTCCTGTTGTCCACTTCACTAGAGATACCTCTGGAATGCATATg GACTTTGGAGTGCCCTTTTTCATAATCATCTATGAAGGCGAGACTTTGGCTGAAATTAAAGTGCGTGTACAGAACAAATTGCAGGTTCCGGACAAGAAGTTTGTTAAG TGGAAGTTTATATATACTCCTGTTGGTCACAAGTCTCATAAAAAGTCTCGtgaagatctaaaggattctgATATTTTATCCAGATATTTTGAG GAAAAGAAAACCTATGGAGAATTCTTGGAATATCTTGGACTGGAGCACTGCGATGACACTCGTAGAAGGGCTTATGTGGTCGATCAG AGCTGTCTTACATTTGGAAGGCGGGAAAAAAGACTGAAATGGTAG